CCAGCGGAGTTCCGTCCGGATGCCGAGTGCGCCAGAGATCGCCCACTCGACGTGCGGGCAGACCGCAGACGGCGACGAGTGGACGTAGACCACACCAGCGGTGTGGCCACGGTCGCTGCCACGGGTGCTCACTGCTGACCTCCGCTGTTCGACGAGGGACGTCTTCCCCTACGACCTCGCGAACACGACGATCAACAGATGCGGCGCCATTCTGCATCGCACGTCGCGCGCTCCGCCACCAGAACGCCGCATCCCGCCACCGGTCCGCGACGTCCCGGGTTGCGGACCACCGATCGGCGGTCACTGCTCCGATCAGGCGAAATCGCAGATCCCAGGGGTTGTCGCGAGTTCGGGCATCGCCCGACAGCAGCACAGGAACAGCGTCGAGCGAGTGGCGGATACCACTCGATCGGACGAATATTGGATCTCTTCCACAACGCCGGGGCGACCCGACTAACGTCAGGGCTCGAACAGGTGCGCGCTCACCGGGCTGCTGAACGGGAGGTCCTCATGCGACTGGTGCGGCTCGGTGCGGACCCGGCCAAGGTCGGCGCCGACATCCGGGCGGCCATCTCCGCGTGGGGAGCCGGTCCGTCGGTGCTGGGCGGGGTCGCCGTGTTCGGCTGCCGCCCGCCGGGTGCTCCCCGCCCGCTGGACGCGGTGATCGTGCTGCCGCGCGGCGTCGTCGTGGTGCTCGGCGTGGACCTGCCGGAACCGGCGCTGAAGGTGGAAGCCCCGCTGCGGACCCCGTGGACGGTGGACGGCTGGCCGATGGTGCGCGCCGAAGGTGCGGTCAACCCGGGGCTGGAGGGGCTCGAATCCGCCGCGGCGCTGGCGCGCAGCCTGCAGTCCCGCGGGCTGGAGCCGCTGCCGGTCGCCGCCGTCGTGGTCGTCGGCCCCTACGCCGGGCAGGTCACCCAGCCCACGACCGACCTGCACCGCGGGGTCCGGGTCGTCTCGCCGAACACCACGGCGATCCTCGCCGCCGCCCGCGAGCTGGCCACCTACGAGCGGTCCTGCCCGGTCGAACCCGCGCAGCAGCTGCTGCATGTGCTCGACGAGGACTGCAGGCTCAGCGCCGCCGACCTGGTCGAGGAGGGCTTCCCGGAATCGGGCGACACCGACCTGGCCACGGCGGACACGATGCTGATCCCGAAGTTCACCGAGCCGTCGGCAGTCCGCCGGTTGTCCCGCCGCACCGGGCTGATCGCGGCCGCCGCGGTGCTGGTCGTGGTGTGCGCCGCGCTGATCACCTGGCTGTCCGCGGACGGCCCGTCCGCCGACCCGCCTGCTGCTGCGCCGGTCCAGCGGGTCGACGGCGTGGAGTTCGCGCAGCGGGTGACCGACCGCGCGCAGACCTGCGGACCGCACTCCTTCGGCGACGTCCAGCGCTGGTTCGAGCAGCGGCCCTGCCGGAACCTGACGCGCGCGGTGTTCGAGACGCAGGTGTCCGGTCGGCCGGCGGCGGTGTCGATCGCGATCGTCGAGCTGCCGGACGAGCAGGCGGCGCGGGAACTCCGGGAGCTGGCCGACGCGGCGGGCACCGGCGGGGTCACCGACCTGGTGGCCGAGGGCCGGGGCTGGCCGGGCGGGCCGGACGGCTTCGACGACGCTGCCCAGGTCGTGCAGCAGAGCGGGAACGAGGTCCGGATCGCCCAGACCGTCTGGCGGCACCGCGCCTCCGCCCCGGACGACGTGAGCCTGCGCGCGCTGGCCGAACGCGCCCTGCGCCTGGCCCCGCGCGCCTGACCAGCATCACCCCGCGAGTTGTCGATTTCGCACGAAATTGACGCGGGCTAAGGGTGTTCGGGTTCTCGGCTTGGTTCCTGCGGTTTTGCCTGTTCGGGGATGCTCGCGGCGGGGAAGACGCGGCGCGGCGGTTTCGTGAAGTACGGCCTGCCCAGCCGGTCCAGGAAGAATCCCGGCGCGAACAGCGGCACCACCGCGGACAGCGCGGCTGCGGTCACGCCCGCGCGCAGCACGTCGCGCGGCAGCAGGACCGCTCGCCGGTCGACGAACCGGCTGCTGGTCAGCGCCGCCAGCCACAGCACGACCACGAAGGACACCATCGTCGTCACGGCCAGCAGCATCGCGGGCTGGTAGCCGAGGCGTTCCGCGCCGATCATCACCGCGATCCAGCCGAGCAGCGCGGGGAGCTGACCGCGCTCGGTGGTCGCCGCCCACAGCAGCCCGCCGAGCACCGCCAGGCCACCGCCACCGCTCTGCCACACCTCCGACAGGCGCTCGGACCACTCGCCGGTGGTCAGGCCGAGACGCGACGCGAAGTGGGCAAGGACGTCCAGCGCGCTCGGCCTGTCCCGCGAGACCAGGAGCTGCCCGAGGATCCAGCCCAGCGCCCACAGCGACACCGCGAACGCCAGCACCTGCTGCCACCGGGGACGATCCATCGCTGCTCGGTACAACCGCGCCAGTTCCCGTTGTCGCGCTTGCACATCCACCCCTGTCGTCGATGTCGGCGGCGGTACCGATAGTCGGTCAGCGGCGGATGGGAGGACTGGGATTGGTCAGATCAGGGGCGTGTCCGGATCGCGGAGCGTGATCAGCTCCAGAAGGTGCCCGGGCCGGTCGCGCAGATCCCGTCGCCGGTGCAGGCGGGTGGCAGCGGGCGCACCGCGGAGCCGTCGACCAGCCACTGTCCGCGGCCGCCGGTGGAGATCAGGAACCTGCCCAGCGGATCCGCGGACATCCGGACGGTGCCGACGGCCAGCTCCGGTGTCCGGAAGGGCACCCCGGCACCGATCTTGCGACCGCTCTCCGCGGCGTAGGTGGCCACCCGCGCCTGCCCGGCACCGCAGGCCGGTGGCTCCAGCGCGGCTATGTCGCGACCGGACCAGGTGATCGCCACCGGGCCGCAGTCGTCGGACTCCGCTTCGACGCGCCCGGCCAGCGATGTCGCATCGCGGGCGAGCACCAGCACCGACGCCTGGTCGCGGCCCGGCTCGGCCGCCAGCAGCGCCAGCTGGCCGTCGTCGGACAGCGCGAGGTCGTCCACCCGCATCCCGGCCGGGAGCGCGATGCGCTGCTGCTGCCCACCGCGCAGCAGGACGACGGAATCGGCGTCCCGGTAGGCGATCCGGCCGCCGCCGGCGGCCAGCAGCCGGAGGTCGCCGGCCGGCCCCGGCAGCACCTGCTGAGCGCCGTCGGCCGCGATCTCGACGAGCTGCCTCCCGTCCGCTGTGGACGTCGCCGCCAGCACTCGGTTCCGGTCGGTGGTCAGCACCTCCGGGTCCGCGCCGGGGACGTCGGCGAGCACGCCGTTCTGCTGCCCGGAGAAGATGTCGAAGGAGGCGATCACACCGGGTTCGAGCGTCGCCAGGTAGCTGTTGGGCTGCGCGCTGACCGGAGTGGGCTGCTGCTGACCGGGCATCACCACCAACGCCACGACCAGCGCTACCGCCGCCACCGCCACCGCGCCGATCGCGGCGAACAGCGGGCGCCGCCGGGGCGCCTTCTTCCGCCGGCTTCCCGCCAGCAGCTTGGGCAGCGCGTCAGGGCTCGGCTCGACGTCGTCCACCATCCGGTGCAGCTGCGCGCGCACCATCTCCACGTCCCACGTGCTGTTGCCGTCCTTCACACCCGCTCCCCCAGCAGCTCGGACAGTCGCGAGATCCCCCGCGAGCAGTACGACTTCACCGCCCCCTGGCTGCATCCCATCACCTCGGCGGTGCGGATTTCGCTGAGGTCGGCGTAGTAGCGCAGCACCACGGCCTCCCGCTGCCTGCGCGGCAGCTTCGCGAGCGCGACCTTGAGCACCGCTCGGTCGACGCCGCGGCCGGTGTCGTCGGGCTGGCTGTCCTCGGTGGCCAGCTTGGGCTGGTACTTCTTGGCCACCATCCGCCGCCGCAGCATCGAGCGGGCCCGGTTGAGCACCGCCTGCCGGAGGAACGCCAGCGCCTTGTCGGGATCGCGCAGCCTGGTGCGCGAGTCGAACACCCGCACGTAGGCGTCCTGCACGATGTCCTCCGCGGCGGCCCGGTCGTCCACCAGCAGAACGGCGATGCGCAGCAGCTGCTTGTAGTGCTCCTGGTAGAGGTCGGTGAGCTTGCTCGTCAGTTCATCCATGGCCGCCAGCCCGTCGCCCGGCCAGGCGGTCACGGGCAATGCGATCGACACCGTCACATCTCTGCACGACGCGCAAGACCCCCTCCGTGGTTGCGGCCGGATTTCACTCGTTATCGATCGGTGCCACCCAGCCGGCGGCGGAGTTTACCGATCCAGTCCACGAAGATCATCTCTTGGCGCTTTTTGCGCAGGTACCCGCACCCGGATGGATCACGCCGGCTCGGCCGCGCCGCACTACCGTCTACCGCAGCCGGCCCAAGAGCCCGGGGAGGGCAGGATGCAGTTCGGCGTCGCCGCGTTCATCACCGACGAGGGCATCGGTCCGGCCGATCTCGGCCGCGCGCTGGAGGAGCGGGATCTCGACGCGCTGTTCGCCGCCGACCACACGCACATCCCGGCGAGCCTGAGTCCTACGCCGCGGCAGGCGTCGACCGGCCCCTGTTCCTGCTGCCCGACCTCGACCGCGACGAACCCTGGCGAGCTCGCCACCCGCCTGCGCTGAGCGCGTATTGCCCGCAACATTCCACCGCGAGCCGTGGCGATCTCGATGCCGAAAGGCTGTACGGCGTCCGTCTCCGAAGGCAGTGCGGTCTGCCCGCGGCTGTGCCCCCGCAGCCCTTGTCGCACCGCTGACCGGGGACGACGGTGTAAAGCCCCGGACTGGGCAGCGGAATCGACTGGTGGGACACCGGCCTGCTGCAGATGATCTACAACGACCTCGACAACCTGCAGATCTCGTGCCCAGGGCACAACCAGATCAAAGGCGATGATGCCGCTTTCGACGCGCACATGGCGATGCGCTTGTCCGCCGTCCTCAATCCCCACGGCAACTGATCGGCTGCTCAGCGCGAGCACGAAGGTCACTCGCTTCAGCACCGGCTGAGCGGAGGGCCATCGGGCCGATTTCCTTCCGCTCCGCGACCGAGGAACGCCGGGCCAGCTCGACCCGCCGCAGACCGGTCCCGCCGCAACAGCACCTGCGGGCCATAGCAGCCGACGAGTGCCCTCGGTCCGCCCCCGCGGCGTCAGGTAGCCGCTGCGCAGCGCCTTCTCCGGACGATCACCTCGTGCTCACCAGGTCGCCCCCCTGCGCTGAGCGCGTCTTACATCCTGGTTACTTCCCGGCCACGGGCTGGACATTCCGCAGTTGCGCGCCGATCCTCGTCTCTGCTGCGCACGTGTCGTCTCGCGCAGTTCGCAACCCGCAGGAATGGAGTCCGAGGACGGTGTCAACGAACACGGCGCCGAGCGGTGGGACAGCTCGGAAACGCAAGATGACTCCCAAGGAGATCGCCATCTGGGTGCTGGTGGCGATCGTCGGCGCGGTCGCCTGGGGCGTCATCGCGCTCGGCCGCGGCGAGGAGATCTCCGCGGCCTGGCTGGTCTTCGCGGCCCTGGCGTCTTACGCCATCGGTTACCGCTTCTATGCGCGCTTCCTCACCTACAAGGTGCTCAAGGCCGATGACACCCGCGCGACTCCGGCCGAGCGGCTGAACAACGGCACCGACTTCCAGCCCACCGACCGCCGGGTGCTGTTCGGGCACCACTTCGCCGCGATCGCCGGGGCCGGACCGCTGGTCGGCCCGGTGCTGGCCGCGCAGATGGGTTACCTGCCGGGCACCATCTGGATCATCGTCGGCGTCATCTTCGCAGGTGCGGTGCAGGACATGGTGGTGCTGTTCTTCTCCACCCGCCGCAACGGCCGCAGCCTCGGGCAGATGGCCCGCGAGGAGATCGGTCCGGTGGGCGGCGTCGCGGCGCTGATCGCGGTGCTGGCCATCATGATCATCCTGCTGGCGGTGCTGGCGCTGGTCGTGGTCGGCGCGCTGAAGGGTTCGCCGTGGGGCACCTTCTCCATCGGCATGACCATCCCGATCGCCCTGTTCATGGGCTTCTACCTGCGATACCTGCGGCCGGGCAAGATCGTCGAGACCTCGGTCATCGGCGTGGCGCTGCTGATGCTGAGCATCGTCGCGGGCAGCTGGGTGGCCAACTCCGCGCTGGCCGGGTTCTTCACCCTCTCCGGCAACCAGCTGACCTTCGCGCTGATCATCTACGGCTTCATCGCCTCGGTGCTGCCGGTGTGGATGCTGCTGGCGCCGCGCGACTACCTGAGCACGTTCATGAAGGTCGGCGTCGTGGTGATGCTGGCGGTCTCGCTGCTGATCGCGCTGCCGGTGATGAAGACGCAGGCGATCACCGAGTTCGCGCTCAACGGCCAGGGCCCGGTGTTCTCCGGTTCGCTGTTCCCGTTCGTGTTCATCACGATCGCCTGCGGTGCGCTCTCCGGCTTCCACGCGCTGGTTTCCTCGGGCACCACGCCGAAGATGCTGGAGAAGGAGTCGCAGGTCCGCGTCATCGGCTACGGCGGCATGCTCACCGAGTCGTTCGTGGCGATCATGGCGCTGGCCGCGGCGTGCATCATCGACCCCGGCCTGTACTTCGCGATGAACATGCCCGCGACCGCGCTCGGCGACACGCTGGAGTCGGCGTCGCAGGCGGTGGCCGGCATCGGCTTCCAGATCACGCCGGAGCAGCTCGCGGCGGCCGCGGCCTCCGTGGAGGAGGAAACGCTGGTCGGCCGCAGCGGCGGCGCACCCACCCTGGCCGTCGGCCTGGCAGAGGTGTTCTCGCAGGTGCTCGGCGGGGACGCGATGAAGGCGTTCTGGTACCACTTCGCGGTGATGTTCGAGGCGCTGTTCATCCTGACCACTGTGGACGCCGGTACCCGCGTCGGCCGGTTCATGCTGCAGGACACCGTGGGCAACGTCTGGAAGCGCTTCGGCGACGTGAGCTGGAAGCCGGGCAACTGGATCGCCAGCGCGGTGATCGTCGGCGCCTGGGGCTACTTCCTGTGGGCCGGCGTGAACGACCCGCTGGGCGGCATCAACCAGCTGTTCCCGCTGTTCGGCATCGCCAACCAGCTGCTGGCGGCGGTGGCGCTGGCGGTGGCGACCACGCTGTTGATCAAGTCGGGCCGGGCCAAGTACGCCTGGGTGACCTTGATCCCGCTGGCCTGGGACGTGGCGGTGACGCTGACGGCGAGCTGGCAGAAGATCTTCTCCGCGGACCCGTCGATCGGCTTCTTCGCCCAGCGCGCGGCCTACCAGGCGGCGCTGGCCGCGGGCGAGACGAGCAAGGGCACCGCGCACAGCGTGGAGGACATGCAGCGGGTCGTGGTCAACTCCACGGTCACCGGCGTGCTGAGCATCCTGTTCGCGGTGCTGATCGTGATCGTGCTGGTGGACGCGGTCCGCGTCTGGATCAAGGCGCTGCGGACCACCGAACCGCTGCCCAGCACCGAGGCCCCGTACGTCGAGTCGAAGCTGTTCGCCCCGTCCGGCCTGGTCCCGACGGCCGAGGAGCGCCGCATCCAGAAGGAACTGGAAGCGGAGAAGGCCGGAGCGAGCACGTGACGACGACGGTCCTGACCAGGCTGCGCGGCACCGCCCGCGCGGCCTGGCAGATCGTGCGCGGTGTGGTCGGCGAGAACGCCTACGAGCGCTACCTCGCCCACCACCACCGCAACCACCCGGGCGAAGAACCGCTGGGAGAGCGGGAGTTCTGGCGCCGCCACGTCGACAGCCAGGACGCCCGCCCGGGCTCCCGCTGCTGCTGAGGCGGAACTGCTGAGGGGCACTCGCGAGTGCCCCTCAGCTCGTTCTACCGGAGGTCTTCGGTGGCCAGGCGCAGGGCCAGGCCGCCGAAGAGGACACCGGCGGCTCTGTCCAGCCAGCGCTGGATCCCGGGCCGGCGGACCAGGAGGTTCGACAGGCCTCCGGAAGCCAGGCCGACCGCGGCGTCCACGCAGATCCCCACCGCGAGCAGCACGCCGCCGAGGGCCAGCAGCTGCACCGGGACCGGCCAGGCCGCGTCGGTCGAGACGAACTGCGGGACGAACGCCAGGTAGAACAGGATCACCTTGGGGTTGGAGACGTTGGTCAGCACCGCCAGGGCGTAGATCCGGCCCATCGACCTCGACGGCGCTGCGCGCACGTCCGGCAGCACCGATGAGCGCAACGACTGGACCGCCAGGTAGAGCAGGAACGCGATCCCGGCGATCCGGACCACTTCCAGCGCGGCGGGCACCGCCTGGAATACGGCGGTCAGGCCGAGCGCGGCTGCGACGGTGTGCACGAGCACGCCGGTGGACATGCCGACCGCGGCCACCACTCCGCCGCGCGGCCCGGAGGAGATTCCGTTGGCCAGGATGAACATCATGTCCGGGCCCGGCACCAGCGAGATCACCGCTGCCGCGCCGATGAACGCCAACACGATTCCGAGATCCACGTCAGTCCCCGATCCGCTGGGCCGACGATGAGGTTCGCGTCAGTTGGGGCTTCCTTTCCAGCACCGGCACCCGAGGTGCCGCCATCCCGACTTGGGATGCCCCGGAAGCGTACGACTCGCAGCACCGCGCGCATCCCGATTTTCGCCGCCCGTCCCGGGAGCGGACCGGCGCCGGGCGGAAAACCGGTTTCGGGGTGGTGCGCCCGGCTGGATAATCCGGGGAATGGAGTTCAGTGGGTTTGACTCGCGCGGGTACCGGACCGTTGATGTGCGCACCGGCTACGGGGAGTGGGTCGGCAAGTACGAGGACACCGTCGAGGACGTCATGGACCTCGCGCTGCTGGAGCGGTTGCGGGAGCCGGAGTGGAGCACCGTCGGACGGGCCGCCGATCTCGGCTGCGGGACCGGGCGGACCGGGCAGTGGTTGCGAGGCAAGGGAGTTCCGGCGATCGACGGTGTCGACCTGACCCCGGAGATGCTGGCGCTCGCCGAGCGGCGCGGGGCGCACGACAGCCTCACCGAGGCCGACGTCACCAGCACCGGGCTGGACGCGGGCACCTACGACCTGGTGATCTCCTCGCTGGTGGACGAGCACCTCGACGACCTGGCGCCCTTCTACCGGGAGGCGTGGCGGATCGCCGCGCCGAAGGCCGCGTTCGTGCTGGTCGCGTTCCACCCGCACTTCATCATGACCTCCGGCATGCCCACGCACTTCACCAACGACGCCGGGGAGTCGGTGGCGATCACCACCAACGTGCACCTGATCAGCGACCACGTCACCGCCGCTGTGGCGGCCGGCTGGCGGCTGGCCGAGCTGCACGAGGGCCTGATCGACGACGCCTGGCTCGCGGTGAAGCCCAAGTGGGCCCGCTTCCGCAACCACCCGATCTCCGCCGCCTACGTCTGGCGCAAGGACGGCTGAGGCCCTGCCCCGGGAATGGTTGCTCGGGGCGGGGCGTTCCCCGGGAATGGCCATCTCACTCGGCAAGCTCGGAGTCTGGCAGATCTTCACGGAGCTGAACCCGGATCTGGCGGTGGAGCTCGAAGGGCTCGGCTACGGGACCATTTGGATCGGCGGCGCACCCGGGGATCTCCGCCTCGCCGAACAGCTGCTCGACGCCACCCGCGAGATCACCGTCGCCACCGGCATCGTGAACATCTGGAAGTACGACGCGACGACCGTCGCCGATGCGTTCCACCGGGTCGACGCCAAGCACCCGGGCCGCTTCGTGCTGGGCATCGGCGCCGGTCACCGCGAGATGAACGACGACTACCGGAAGCCGTACCAGGCGCTGGTCGACTACCTCGACGCGCTGGACGCCGCGGGCGTCCCGCAGTCGCAGCGGGTGCTCGCCGCTCTCGGCCCGAAGGTGCTCGAACTCGCGCGCGACCGCGCGGCCGGTGCGCACCCGTACCTGACCACGCCCGAGCACACCCGGCACGCCGGGGAGATCCTCGGCGACGCGCTGCTCGCACCGGAGCAGAAGGTCGTCGTCGACACCGACCCGCAGCGCGCTCGGGAGGCCGGTCGCGACATCGTCGGCAGGTACCTGCAGCTGTCCAACTACACCCGCAACCTGCGGCGCCACGGATTCACCGCGGAAGACGTCACGCCGCCGGGAACCGACCGGCTCGTCGACGCACTGGCCCTGCACGGGGCACCGGAGCAGATCGCCGAAGGCATCGGTGCGCATCTCCGGTCGGGCGCCGACCACGTGGCGATCCAGGTCCTCGGCGACCTGCTGCCCGGCTACCGCGCCTTGGCCGCGGCGCTCCGCTGAGGCCGTTCTGCCCTGCCGGCGGGGCAGGACTCGTCAGGTGCGGGGCCGGTGAGCCCGGACGTCCACCGGGCGTCCGTCGGGATCGCGAGCGGTCATCGTCCACTGCGCGGGCAGTTCCTCGATCTGCCCCACCTGCCACCCGGCATCCACGATCCGTTCGCGGACCTCGCGCAGCTGCGCGAGCGTCGCCACCCGCAGGCCCCAGCCCGCTTGGTCCAGGGGATCGAGTTCGGTGCTGGGAGCGGTGTCGGTTTCGACGATCATCAGGTGGTCGGCGCCGCCGACGTCGAGGACCGCGATCCGCGGATCGGTGGAGGTGGCGGCGCGCCCGAAGGCGAACGTCGCTCCGAGCAGCTCCGTGTAGTAGCCGACGAGCCGGTCGAGATCGGTCGTGGACAGGGTCAGGTGGTTGATTCCGAGGAGATCGGGCATGATCTCCCGACCGTACCGCAGCCACCGGGCCCAGCGGCCGAATTCTCCGAGCGCCAACGGATTCCTGCTTCCTGGGCCGCTGAGTCCGATGTGGACTTCGCGACGCCGGGAACGGTTCCGCGACCACGTCCGGCCCGAGCCGGCCTTTCTCCGGCATTCACCGGAACGAACGGCCGGAGCCGCGAGATCGACCCGGGGGGATCTCGCGGCTCCGGCCGCGGTCATCAGGCATTCTCGGCCTGCGGTCGCTTGAGGCTGTCGGAGAGCTTGAGCCAGACGACACCGGCGATGATCACTGTCAGCCAGAGGGCCTTGACCGGTGTGAATGTCTCGTCGAAGAAGACCGGCCCCAGCAGTGCGGCTCCAACTGCGCCGATCCCGGCCCAGACGGCGTAACCGATGCCCACGTCGATGGTGCGCAGGGCGAGGCTGAGGGCGAAGAGCGTCAGGAGGAAGAAGACGACCGCCACGACCGAGTAGGAGAGCACGGTGAATCCCTGGCTGCCTCCAACGGCGAGGGCGTAGCCGATCTCGAAGACTCCGGCCAGGAGGAGCATGAGCCAGGCA
This portion of the Saccharopolyspora antimicrobica genome encodes:
- a CDS encoding class I SAM-dependent DNA methyltransferase → MEFSGFDSRGYRTVDVRTGYGEWVGKYEDTVEDVMDLALLERLREPEWSTVGRAADLGCGTGRTGQWLRGKGVPAIDGVDLTPEMLALAERRGAHDSLTEADVTSTGLDAGTYDLVISSLVDEHLDDLAPFYREAWRIAAPKAAFVLVAFHPHFIMTSGMPTHFTNDAGESVAITTNVHLISDHVTAAVAAGWRLAELHEGLIDDAWLAVKPKWARFRNHPISAAYVWRKDG
- a CDS encoding carbon starvation CstA family protein: MTPKEIAIWVLVAIVGAVAWGVIALGRGEEISAAWLVFAALASYAIGYRFYARFLTYKVLKADDTRATPAERLNNGTDFQPTDRRVLFGHHFAAIAGAGPLVGPVLAAQMGYLPGTIWIIVGVIFAGAVQDMVVLFFSTRRNGRSLGQMAREEIGPVGGVAALIAVLAIMIILLAVLALVVVGALKGSPWGTFSIGMTIPIALFMGFYLRYLRPGKIVETSVIGVALLMLSIVAGSWVANSALAGFFTLSGNQLTFALIIYGFIASVLPVWMLLAPRDYLSTFMKVGVVVMLAVSLLIALPVMKTQAITEFALNGQGPVFSGSLFPFVFITIACGALSGFHALVSSGTTPKMLEKESQVRVIGYGGMLTESFVAIMALAAACIIDPGLYFAMNMPATALGDTLESASQAVAGIGFQITPEQLAAAAASVEEETLVGRSGGAPTLAVGLAEVFSQVLGGDAMKAFWYHFAVMFEALFILTTVDAGTRVGRFMLQDTVGNVWKRFGDVSWKPGNWIASAVIVGAWGYFLWAGVNDPLGGINQLFPLFGIANQLLAAVALAVATTLLIKSGRAKYAWVTLIPLAWDVAVTLTASWQKIFSADPSIGFFAQRAAYQAALAAGETSKGTAHSVEDMQRVVVNSTVTGVLSILFAVLIVIVLVDAVRVWIKALRTTEPLPSTEAPYVESKLFAPSGLVPTAEERRIQKELEAEKAGAST
- a CDS encoding VOC family protein, giving the protein MALGEFGRWARWLRYGREIMPDLLGINHLTLSTTDLDRLVGYYTELLGATFAFGRAATSTDPRIAVLDVGGADHLMIVETDTAPSTELDPLDQAGWGLRVATLAQLREVRERIVDAGWQVGQIEELPAQWTMTARDPDGRPVDVRAHRPRT
- a CDS encoding SigE family RNA polymerase sigma factor — encoded protein: MSIALPVTAWPGDGLAAMDELTSKLTDLYQEHYKQLLRIAVLLVDDRAAAEDIVQDAYVRVFDSRTRLRDPDKALAFLRQAVLNRARSMLRRRMVAKKYQPKLATEDSQPDDTGRGVDRAVLKVALAKLPRRQREAVVLRYYADLSEIRTAEVMGCSQGAVKSYCSRGISRLSELLGERV
- a CDS encoding YbdD/YjiX family protein, with translation MTTTVLTRLRGTARAAWQIVRGVVGENAYERYLAHHHRNHPGEEPLGEREFWRRHVDSQDARPGSRCC
- a CDS encoding DMT family transporter, producing the protein MTATATASVAAPTATATARSRTRAWLMLLLAGVFEIGYALAVGGSQGFTVLSYSVVAVVFFLLTLFALSLALRTIDVGIGYAVWAGIGAVGAALLGPVFFDETFTPVKALWLTVIIAGVVWLKLSDSLKRPQAENA
- a CDS encoding LysE family translocator, yielding MDLGIVLAFIGAAAVISLVPGPDMMFILANGISSGPRGGVVAAVGMSTGVLVHTVAAALGLTAVFQAVPAALEVVRIAGIAFLLYLAVQSLRSSVLPDVRAAPSRSMGRIYALAVLTNVSNPKVILFYLAFVPQFVSTDAAWPVPVQLLALGGVLLAVGICVDAAVGLASGGLSNLLVRRPGIQRWLDRAAGVLFGGLALRLATEDLR
- a CDS encoding LLM class F420-dependent oxidoreductase, with the translated sequence MAISLGKLGVWQIFTELNPDLAVELEGLGYGTIWIGGAPGDLRLAEQLLDATREITVATGIVNIWKYDATTVADAFHRVDAKHPGRFVLGIGAGHREMNDDYRKPYQALVDYLDALDAAGVPQSQRVLAALGPKVLELARDRAAGAHPYLTTPEHTRHAGEILGDALLAPEQKVVVDTDPQRAREAGRDIVGRYLQLSNYTRNLRRHGFTAEDVTPPGTDRLVDALALHGAPEQIAEGIGAHLRSGADHVAIQVLGDLLPGYRALAAALR